A genomic stretch from Mya arenaria isolate MELC-2E11 chromosome 10, ASM2691426v1 includes:
- the LOC128204977 gene encoding fibrinogen C domain-containing protein 1-A-like, with the protein MKLVFATVVYVSGVFATVVYVSGVFATVVYVSGVFATVVYDPVECGTQSCTPGYVCNIQEKKCEVKEPKDCDDIKEIGQNETKTDVFRIRPDGTSSFFVRCDMEILGGGWTVIQRRVSGSDFFKDWKTYQEGFGNLDTNFWLGLEQIHYLSRQDRYELRVDMTDYEGTTKYASYNVFELGDLSSGYELTVDGYSGTAGDNLSSHNGQPFSTYDNDNDNTDNNCAVLYVGAWWYKTCHQSNLNGDYGNDDFGKGLNWLNFTTYYKSLISSEMKIRKVST; encoded by the exons ATGAAA CTGGTGTTTGCGACTGTTGTCTATGTGAGTGGAGTGTTTGCGACTGTTGTCTATGTGAGTGGAGTGTTTGCGACTGTTGTCTATGTGAGTGGAGTGTTTGCCACTGTTGTCTAT GACCCTGTAGAGTGCGGCACACAATCATGTACGCCAGGCTATGTTTGCAATATTCAGGAGAAAAAATGCGAAGTAAAAG AGCCTAAGGATTGCGACGACATCAAGGAGATTGGTCAAAATGAGACAAAAACTGATGTATTTAGGATTAGACCGGACGGAACATCAAGTTTCTTCGTCCGTTGTGACATGGAGATATTAGGGGGTGGATGGACCGTCATACAGCGCCGAGTATCGGGCTCTGACTTCTTCAAAGACTGGAAGACCTATCAGGAAGGTTTTGGTAACCTTGATACAAACTTCTGGCTTGGCCTTGAGCAGATTCATTACCTATCTCGACAAGATCGGTACGAGCTGCGAGTCGACATGACGGACTACGAAGGGACAACTAAATATGCCAGCTATAATGTGTTCGAGCTGGGAGATCTGTCGTCTGGTTATGAGCTTACCGTTGATGGGTATTCAGGAACAGCCGGAGACAACTTGTCTTCTCACAATGGTCAACCATTCTCCACCTACGACAATGACAACGATAACACTGATAATAATTGTGCTGTATTATACGTAG GTGCATGGTGGTACAAAACCTGTCACCAATCGAACCTCAATGGAGACTACGGAAACGATGATTTTGGGAAGGGCCTGAACTGGTTGAATTTCACCACCTACTACAAATCTCTGATTTCAAGCGAGATGAAGATTAGAAAAGTATCAACATAA